Proteins from a single region of Juglans microcarpa x Juglans regia isolate MS1-56 chromosome 5S, Jm3101_v1.0, whole genome shotgun sequence:
- the LOC121267379 gene encoding E3 ubiquitin-protein ligase PUB24-like, whose amino-acid sequence MDDIEVPQYFICPISLQIMKDPVTAITGITYDRESIEHWLFTSKNNTTCPVSKQPLPKDSDLTPNHMLRRLIQAWCTQNASHGVDRIPTPKPPLDRFQVLKLIKHLWLPQFQLKTIGQLELLAAESERNRNPMVEAGVPRAMLSFIAMCFKKGQTDGLEEALSVLKFIPIPSAETKQVLVENDHIIDSLTWVLRCEMKNQITVKSHAMIVLKTITKAAGSRVLERLEPEFFKTIVRVLRCGITQQGINAALHVLLETCPWRRNQIIMVEAGTVFELIELELGVPENRTTELILGVLFHLCSLAEGRAQFLNHRGSIAVVSKRILRVSLAADDRAVLILTMICKFSGTHMVIQEMLKVGAVSKLCSLLQVDCGTYLKDRVRDILRLHSKEWKDSPCIGVSQDLYLR is encoded by the coding sequence ATGGATGACATCGAAGTTCCTCAATATTTCATCTGCCCTATATCTCTCCAAATCATGAAAGACCCAGTGACAGCCATAACAGGTATCACCTACGATCGGGAAAGCATTGAACACTGGCTATTCACAAGCAAGAACAATACAACATGTCCGGTCAGCAAGCAGCCCTTGCCAAAAGACTCCGATTTAACACCTAATCACATGCTACGCCGCCTCATCCAGGCTTGGTGCACCCAGAATGCCTCCCATGGCGTCGATCGGATTCCCACACCCAAACCACCTCTCGACAGGTTTCAAGTCCTCAAACTCATCAAACATCTTTGGCTACCTCAGTTCCAACTGAAAACTATTGGGCAATTGGAGTTGCTTGCAGCTGAAAGTGAAAGGAATAGGAATCCTATGGTGGAAGCCGGTGTTCCAAGAGCCATGCTGTCGTTTATTGCGATGTGTTTCAAGAAAGGCCAAACGGATGGTCTTGAGGAGGCCCTTAGTGTGCTTAAATTTATCCCGATTCCTTCGGCCGAAACAAAGCAAGTTCTTGTGGAGAACGATCATATAATCGATTCCTTGACGTGGGTTCTTCGTTGCGAGATGAAAAATCAAATCACGGTGAAATCCCATGCGATGATAGTGTTGAAAACAATCACCAAAGCTGCGGGCTCGCGTGTACTAGAAAGATTAGAACCAGAATTCTTCAAGACGATTGTAAGGGTTTTAAGGTGTGGGATCACTCAACAAGGAATTAATGCAGCTTTGCATGTGCTGTTAGAAACTTGTCCTTGGCGtagaaatcaaataataatGGTTGAAGCAGGCACAGTTTTTGAGCTCATTGAGCTTGAATTGGGAGTTCCTGAAAACAGAACCACAGAGCTTATTTTAGGGGTATTATTTCATCTATGTTCTCTCGCCGAAGGGAGAGCTCAGTTTCTGAATCATAGAGGAAGCATTGCCGTGGTCTCGAAAAGGATCTTGAGGGTTTCACTTGCAGCCGATGATCGAGCGGTGCTGATCCTTACAATGATATGTAAGTTCTCTGGGACACATATGGTGATCCAGGAGATGTTAAAGGTTGGGGCTGTATCAAAGCTTTGTTCATTGCTCCAAGTTGACTGTGGCACATATTTGAAAGACAGAGTAAGAGATATCCTCAGGTTACATTCCAAGGAGTGGAAGGATTCTCCTTGCATTGGTGTTTCCCAGGACCTATATCTTAGGTGA